One Pochonia chlamydosporia 170 chromosome 5, whole genome shotgun sequence DNA segment encodes these proteins:
- a CDS encoding platelet-activating factor acetylhydrolase plasma intracellular isoform ii protein (similar to Eutypa lata UCREL1 XP_007790855.1) → MSSSVFTHALSGNASKLAVKAHASPVRIYCPITLPVSNRPVDLQLRVTSPASGTNLPIILLSHGHGQTDWLSSMYGYSPLAEYYAAHGFVVFQPTHLSSRMLSLEKPPQGDEMYWQSRPDDMSQILNHLESIEAVVPELKGRLDTDKVAVVGHSFGGLTASMLLGATNTDPRNGSKHDAFDKRIKAGVVIGGPGKGGEDLSEGAKGLLPFYAPDFSSMRTKTLVVAGDEDLSPYLTVRDETWHADPYTLSPGPKDLFMVKGAKHTFGGISGWDSNEIQEEKAKCAEMLGVLQKSTLAWLRSALYGDGSWEDIRGVIEELGCGIVQSKE, encoded by the coding sequence ATGTCTTCCAGCGTATTCACCCACGCACTCTCTGGCAATGCCTCCAAGCTTGCAGTCAAAGCACACGCCAGCCCTGTGCGAATTTATTGTCCAATTACACTGCCTGTGTCCAACCGGCCTGTCGACTTACAACTTCGTGTAACCTCTCCTGCCTCAGGGACCAATCTTCCAATTATCCTGCTGTCCCacggccatggccaaactGACTGGCTGTCTTCCATGTACGGGTACAGCCCTCTCGCAGAATATTACGCTGCCCACGGGTTTGTCGTCTTTCAGCCGACGCACCTCAGCTCCCGAATGCTGAGCTTGGAAAAGCCTCCACAGGGAGATGAGATGTACTGGCAATCTCGTCCGGATGACATGTCTCAAATCCTTAACCATCTCGAGTCCATCGAAGCCGTCGTTCCAGAGCTAAAGGGCCGTCTCGACACGGATAAAGTCGCTGTTGTTGGCCACTCCTTTGGTGGGCTTACCGCTTCAATGCTTCTCGGCGCAACTAACACGGATCCTCGAAATGGTTCCAAGCACGACGCCTTTGACAAACGCAtcaaggctggtgttgttATCGGAGGCCCTGGAAAGGGTGGAGAGGACCTGTCAGAAGGCGCAAAGGGATTATTGCCGTTTTACGCACCGGATTTTAGCTCTATGCGTACAAAGACGCTGGTGGTTGCTGGGGACGAAGATTTGAGCCCTTATTTGACAGTTCGTGATGAGACATGGCATGCTGATCCTTATACACTGAGTCCGGGACCAAAAGACTTGTTCATGGTCAAAGGAGCCAAGCACACGTTTGGGGGCATAAGCGGTTGGGATTCGAATGAGATTCAGGAAGAAAAGGCCAAGTGTGCTGAAATGCTGGGAGTGTTGCAAAAGAGTACTCTGGCTTGGCTGAGGAGTGCATTATACGGGGATGGGTCTTGGGAAGATATCCGTGGGGTCATAGAGGAACTGGGTTGTGGAATCGTTCAGTCAAAGGAGTAA
- a CDS encoding phosphoglycerate mutase family protein (similar to Cordyceps militaris CM01 XP_006673661.1), with protein sequence MKLLAFATFAVSIGLVAAVPVDEAVAADGAPEFFLIRHAEKNHDGTISAKGMKRAECLINVFGKNSKYNIQHIMVQTPHSNSNLSQRPYNTTLPLANSLGIKMDTPCNYNDPKCAANVALKYRGGNVLIGWEHGYLYEVSKALGGKNVKKYPGDHYDLIYNQPSPYTSVTVTSEDCPGLDS encoded by the exons ATGAagttgcttgcttttgctaCCTTTGCTGTCAGCATTGGCCTTGTCGCCGCTGTACCAGTagatgaagctgttgctgcagaCGGCGCACCCGAGTTTTTCCTCATCCGCCACGCGGAAAAGAATCACGATGGAACAATCTCTGCCAAGGGCATGAAACGTGCTGAGTGTCTGATTAATGTGTTTGGCAAGAATAGCAAGTACAACATTCAGCACATTATGGTGCAAACGCCACATTCAAACA GCAATCTCAGTCAGCGCCCCTACAATACCACCCTCCCTCTTGCCAACTCTCTAGGCATCAAGATGGATACTCCTTGCAATTATAATGATCCCAAGTGTGCTGCAAACGTCGCTCTCAAGTATAGAGGCGGCAACGTGCTTATTGGTTGGGAGCATGGGTACCTCTACGAAGTATCTAAAGCCCTTGGTGGAAAAAACGTGAAAAAGTACCCTG GTGATCACTACGACCTGATTTACAACCAGCCGTCTCCATACACAAGTGTTACTGTTACTTCGGAAGACTGCCCGGGCCTCGATTCCTAA
- a CDS encoding taurine catabolism dioxygenase (similar to Cordyceps militaris CM01 XP_006672591.1), with amino-acid sequence MATSTIERTGPPGQPDIAYTPNWDSYQERVKRRQQTETIDRTLPDGFPQKLESSLAWTGATVTDQYDWSYELNRSELEEIQQALDHFKSQNKSLGEVNQQTFPLPNLHARLRSISADIHNGYGFKVVRGIPVEKYTREENVIIYAGIASHVATIRGRQDHQYNGKPADVVLAHVKDLSTHSDAKSIGSPAYTTEKQVFHTDAGDVIALFALAAAEEGGESYLSSSWTVYNELAATRPDLIRTLAEPWDVDEFGKTGPPGYTPRPLLYHQPAEDNNPERVIIQYARRAFTGYWGLPRSANIPAITEAQAEALDAVHFTAEKHALALEFRPGDIQFVNNLSIFHARGGFRDSAKNQRHLIRLWLRDEELHWATPTALQSRWDRVYEDVTAENQVFPLEPSIRSASSGTIAKQNGVPLSSVGIAISA; translated from the exons ATGGCCACTTCAACCATTGAGAGAACTGGGCCGCCGGGCCAACCTGACATCGCGTACACTCCAAACTGGGATAGCTACCAAGAGCGAGTTAAGAGGCGACAACAAACGGAAACAATTGACAGAACGCTTCCCGATGGGTTTCCGCAAAAGTTGGAATCCAGTTTGGCTTGGACTGGAGCAACAGTGACTGATCAGTACGACTGGTCATATGAACTGAATCGGTCTGAATTGGAAGAGATCCAGCAAGCACTGGACCACTTCAAGA GCCAAAACAAGTCACTTGGCGAAGTAAACCAGCAAACCTTCCCTCTTCCCAATCTACACGCTCGTCTTCGATCCATTTCAGCCGACATCCACAACGGCTACGGTTTCAAAGTCGTTCGCGGTATCCCTGTCGAGAAGTATACGCGCGAGGAAAACGTGATAATTTATGCTGGCATTGCGTCTCACGTGGCAACAATTCGCGGCAGACAGGACCACCAGTATAATGGAAAGCCCGCCGACGTCGTGCTAGCACACGTCAAGGATCTGTCTACACACTCGGATGCTAAAAGCATTGGATCACCGGCTTATACTACTGAGAAGCAAGTCTTCCATACAGACGCAGGTGATGTAATTGCCCTGTTTGCGCTCGCGGCGGCAGAGGAAGGCGGAGAGAGCTATCTCTCTAGCAGCTGGACTGTGTATAATGAGCTGGCAGCGACAAGGCCAGACTTGATTAGGACTTTGGCAGAGCCCTGGGATGTCGATGA ATTTGGCAAAACTGGCCCTCCTGGATACACTCCTCGACCGCTTTTGTATCACCAGCCCGCTGAGGATAATAACCCCGAGCGCGTCATTATCCAGTATGCTAGAAGAGCTTTCACCGGTTACTGGGGCTTGCCACGCAGTGCCAACATTCCAGCTATCACTGAAGCCCAGGCAGAAGCTCTTGACGCTGTGCACTTCACTGCCGAGAAGCACGCTCTAGCTCTGGAGTTCCGCCCAGGTGACATCCAGTTTGTCAATAACTTGAGCATTTTCCATGCTAGAGGAGGTTTCCGTGACTCAGCAAAAAACCA ACGCCATCTCATTCGACTATGGTTGCGGGACGAGGAATTGCATTGGGCCACACCCACGGCCCTACAGAGCAGATGGGACAGAGTGTATGAGGATGTAACTGCTGAGAATCAGGTGTTTCCTCTTGAGCCGTCTATTCGGTCGGCTTCTTCTGGCACAATAGCTAAACAGAATGGGGTTCCATTGTCATCTGTAGGTATTGCCATTAGCGCCTAA
- a CDS encoding high affinity methionine permease (similar to Neosartorya fischeri NRRL 181 XP_001262706.1) codes for MGLRFWQTSNKAAPSPDTVYASDSSSDIVYDGDLAFTRVKGGNGSEATYQEAVGAPVERNSPLGYHVGWATIIFLNVNQMIGTGIFSTPGNILKATGSVGLALIYWAIGAVMAIAGFGTYLELASYFPNRSGSEVVYLEQAYPRPKYFFPIAYAVQSVILSFSSSNAIVLSRYLWRIAGKTPSDWQMKGVAIAAYTLAVICVVAHNKYSLWAVNILGVLKIITLVFISITGLVVLGGNVSRVPHPGDNFSNAFEGTTNNGNDLSTALVSIVFAYTGFSNAFNVVNEIKNPIPSIKKHGFISVVIVAVLYMLCNIAYFAAVDKVQFGKSKEIAAGVFFTTVFGPGAAETALNVLVLLSAYGNLLAVLVGQSRMIREIGRQGVLPFTNFWVATKPFGTPIGPYLLKWVMTFVMIAAPPAGDAFQFVVSLKTYPEAMFGLAMTVGVFIIRRRRSRNKLPRSQFRVWDVLLVFYNLIQVYLLVMPWWPPKGGPYAGDVSFWYATYCVTGIAIMIVCGLYYVAWMYVIPKWRGYRIRAEVTKAEDDSVISHRLVKVPLVEVEQWDAEHDESGQLRLRHVTIRDEKGSGPEA; via the exons ATGGGCCTCCGGTTCTGGCAAACGTCTAACAAGGCGGCGCCTAGTCCAGACACTGTATACGCATCCGACAGTTCGTCGGACATTGTGTATGACGGCGACCTCGCCTTTACTCGTGTCAAGGGAGGAAATGGCTCGGAAGCCACCTatcaagaagctgttggTGCGCCAGTTGAGAGAAACTCCCCATTAGGATATCATGTAGGATGGGCAACAATCATCTTTCTCAATGTCAACCAAATGATTGGCACGGGAATTTTTTCAACAC CCGGGAATATACTCAAGGCAACCGGTTCTGTCGGGCTGGCTCTGATATACTGGGCTATCGGTGCCGTTATGGCTATAGCTGGCTTTGGAACATATCTCGAACTGGCCAGTTACTTTCCTAATCGCAGCGGGTCCGAAGTGGTTTATCTTGAGCAAGCGTATCCTCGACCAAAATACTTCTTTCCCATCGCATATGCGGTGCAGTCTGTCATTCTGTCATTCAGCAGCAGTAATGCCATCGTCTTGTCACGATATTTGTGGCGAATTGCAGGAAAGACACCTTCTGACTGGCAGATGAAAGGGGTTGCTATTGCTGCATACACGCTTGCCGTAATTT GCGTCGTTGCACACAACAAGTACTCCCTCTGGGCTGTCAACATACTGGGTGTTTTGAAGATTATTACTCTTGTATTCATCAGTATCACAGGACTGGTAGTCCTTGGCGGCAATGTATCTCGAGTTCCACATCCTGGCGACAACTTCAGCAACGCCTTTGAGGGCACAACAAACAACGGCAACGACTTATCCACAGCACTTGTCAGCATCGTGTTTGCCTATACTGGCTTCTCCAATGCCTTTAATGTGGTCAATGAGATTAAGAACCCTATTCCGTCAATCAAGAAGCATGGCTTCATATCGGTTGTGATCGTGGCGGTCCTATACATGCTCTGCAACATTGCCTACTTTGCAGCAGTGGACAAGGTCCAATTCGGAAAGTCCAAGGAGATTGCAGCAggcgtcttcttcaccaCTGTCTTTGGTCCCGGCGCGGCGGAAACAGCTCTCAATGTGCTTGTCCTTCTAAGCGCCTATGGAAACCTCTTGGCTGTACTTGTTGGCCAGTCGCGGATGATTCGCGAAATTGGCCGACAGGGTGTTTTGCCATTTACCAACTTTTGGGTTGCAACGAAACCTTTTGGAACTCCAATCGGTCCGTATTTACTCAAATGGGTCATGACATTCGTCATGATTGCTGCGCCGCCTGCGGGTGATGCATTCCAATTTGTCGTCAGTCTCAAAACATACCCAGAGGCCATGTTTGGCCTGGCAATGACTGTCGGTGTCTTCATTATACGACGCCGCAGAAGCCGTAATAAGTTACCCAGGTCGCAATTCCGCGTCTGGGAcgtgttgttggtgttttaCAACTTGATCCAGGTCTACTTGCTGGTCATGCCCTGGTGGCCGCCAAAAGGAGGACCATACGCCGGCGATGTGAGCTTTTGGTACGCTACATACTGCGTGACTGGTATTGCTAT catgaTTGTATGTGGACTGTACTATGTGGCGTGGATGTATGTCATTCCAAAATGGCGAGGGTATCGAATTCGCGCCGAGGTGACCAAGGCCGAGGATGATAGTGTTATTTCGCATAGGCTTGTCAAGGTTCCACTGGTTGAGGTAGAACAATGGGATGCTGAGCATGACGAGTCAGGCCAGTTGAGACTGAGGCATGTAACCATTCGAGATGAGAAGGGAAGCGGACCTGAAGCATGA
- a CDS encoding ankyrin repeat protein (similar to Metarhizium robertsii ARSEF 23 XP_007826197.1), whose translation MDSNSSSLLKLSTELLVMIAKRLDSEKDISAFSQTCHRLYDACINHLYQHNSLWSRGSALTWAARLGRVDTLQQAISARVPIPYLDVMAEAAIAGQVNVFKWLYSVEGESLVQLPWDITNDPSPVSLAAKHRHHDLLEYLCQVGFDVEYNGNEPIDLAAKNGDYAAVQCLLKHGAGITGTGQQHPPLFWAVRGNQVELARILLEYGSDVNYVYDKDQEKTSLLHFALVCRSSKDMIELIVSYGADLSATDVYGATPFAFAVLRNHNDGAMVLLKNSSVDCSAPLYRGELPLHVAAHYGNTTMVEEFLSRGADPKARDPVTGWTALHFAASQRYQQNVDMVSTLTEHGVRLDQFDARGETPICLAVYKATDVVFKSFLHHHSDANASVSTSGRNLLHEAARHGAMQKMRLLLERPDIDINCQDNMGRTALFHAARNRRLNAMEELLLNGASPTIADKYGATPLFAAIRNGHEQETALLLPVTPDAATQRDGFGHTILWWAQKNGNPQVQDAILQYASNAETPIGVDDEAGPDILDISYDHIACYCDVCTRCVETHDWLGPAWQCSICHGGRFMICFDCALLRGESCPGGEKHQENAWVEHDDCNIRKPEEYLPDRYWNV comes from the coding sequence ATGGACTCTAATTCCTCGTCATTGCTCAAATTGTCCACAGAGCTGCTCGTTATGATAGCCAAGCGACTAGACTCAGAGAAGGATATATCGGCATTTTCTCAAACTTGCCATCGATTGTATGACGCATGCATAAATCACTTGTACCAGCACAACTCGCTGTGGTCGAGAGGCTCAGCACTTACTTGGGCGGCGCGACTAGGACGAGTCGACACGCTTCAACAGGCAATCTCGGCCAGAGTCCCAATACCATACCTAGATGTCATGGCAGAAGCTGCAATAGCCGGCCAGGTCAACGTCTTCAAGTGGCTCTATTCAGTTGAAGGggaaagtctggtgcagcTTCCTTGGGACATCACCAACGATCCATCTCCTGTCTCTCTGGCTGCGAAACATCGGCACCACGACTTGCTTGAGTATCTTTGTCAAGTTGGGTTCGACGTAGAATACAATGGCAACGAGCCCATCGACCTGGCAGCTAAGAATGGGGACTACGCTGCAGTCCAGTGCTTGCTCAAGCATGGAGCTGGCATTACTGGAACAGGACAGCAACACCCTCCATTGTTCTGGGCAGTTCGAGGCAACCAAGTCGAGCTAGCCAGAATCCTGCTGGAATATGGATCGGACGTCAACTACGTCTACGACAAGGACCAGGAGAAAACTTCATTACTGCATTTCGCCTTGGTTTGTCGGTCCTCGAAGGACATGATTGAGCTGATTGTCTCTTATGGTGCGGACTTGTCCGCCACAGATGTGTATGGAGCCACGCCATTTGCATTCGCAGTCTTGAGAAATCACAATGACGGCGCCATGGTATTACTAAAGAACAGCTCAGTAGATTGTAGTGCACCACTGTATCGCGGCGAGCTTCCTCTCCATGTGGCAGCCCACTACGGGAATACTACCATGGTAGAGGAATTCCTCTCGAGGGGAGCTGATCCAAAGGCACGAGATCCTGTGACAGGATGGACAGCGCTTCATTTTGCTGCTAGCCAAAGGTATCAACAGAACGTGGACATGGTCTCGACTCTTACCGAGCATGGAGTGCGTTTGGATCAGTTCGACGCTCGGGGGGAAACACCAATATGCTTGGCCGTATATAAAGCCACAGATGTGGTTTTTAAAAgttttcttcatcatcacagCGATGCAAATGCCTCTGTTTCTACTAGTGGCCGAAATTTGTTACATGAAGCGGCAAGGCATGGAGCCATGCagaagatgaggctgctCCTGGAAAGACCGGacattgacatcaattgcCAAGACAACATGGGGCGAACCGCCTTATTCCACGCGGCCAGGAACAGGCGTCTTAATGCCATGGAAGAGCTGCTTCTGAATGGTGCCTCGCCAACAATAGCAGACAAGTACGGAGCAACTCCTCTCTTTGCTGCAATCCGCAATGGTCACGAACAAGAGACCGCATTATTGCTACCAGTCACACCAGACGCGGCTACCCAAAGAGACGGCTTCGGACACACCATTCTATGGTGGGCACAGAAGAACGGCAACCCACAAGTTCAGGATGCAATCCTGCAGTACGCAAGTAATGCCGAAACCCCAATTGGTGTCGATGACGAAGCTGGCCCGGATATATTGGACATCTCGTACGATCACATTGCGTGCTATTGCGATGTCTGTACCAGGTGCGTCGAAACGCATGACTGGCTAGGGCCAGCGTGGCAGTGTTCGATATGCCACGGGGGCAGATTCATGATTTGTTTTGATTGCGCTCTTTTGCGAGGAGAAAGTTGCCCGGGAGGAGAGAAACACCAGGAGAATGCTTGGGTTGAACATGACGATTGCAACATAAGAAAACCTGAAGAGTATTTGCCAGACCGGTATTGGAATGTCTGA
- a CDS encoding nlp/p60 (similar to Metarhizium robertsii ARSEF 23 XP_007824582.1) — MKFASIFTVALAAGAYAMPTASEPEDAALEKRTGPGIVAAAKKQLGKPYVWGGGNKNGPTKGGFDCSGLTQYSVYQAQKKEIPRTAQTQYHSKMGKHLPRGQAKPGDLIFWGKGGNCKTGVVHVGIFTGPGWMINAAHTGTPVRKQKIWTSSGGEKICPDAVRFW, encoded by the exons ATGAAGTTCGCATCCATCTTCACTGTCGCCCTCGCCGCTGGCGCTTATGCCATGCCCACAGCATCCGAG CCTGAGGATGCGGCCCTCGAGAAGCGAACCGGTCCCGGCATCGTTGCCGCTGCTAAAAAGCAGCTGGGCAAACCCTACGTCTGGGGCGGCGGTAACAAGAATGGACCTACCAAGGGCGGCTTTGACTGCTCTGGTCTGACCCAGTACTCTGTCTACCAGGCtcagaagaaggagattC CCCGAACTGCTCAGACTCAATACCACTCCAAGATGGGCAAGCACCTTCCCCGTGGTCAGGCCAAGCCTGGTGACCTGATCTTCTGGGGCAAGGGTGGCAACTGCAAGACTGGTGTCGTGCATGTTGGCATCTTCACTGGCCCCGGATGGATGATCAATGCTGCACACACCGGAACTCCTGTCCGCAAGCAGAAGATCTGGACTTCTTCAGGTGGCGAGAAGATTTGCCCTGACGCAGTTCGTTTCTGGTAA
- a CDS encoding aquaporin (similar to Metarhizium acridum CQMa 102 XP_007815270.1), with protein MTFTDKVRKIFNVRGNSARQPGQRKHMLGDSIRNILVVVFGEFCGTFMFLMLSFAGAQTAINNNQPNIPGAPLAPASLLYIACSFGTAIAVNVWVFYRVTGGMFNPAVTLGLMLVGAVKPLRGIIIIPTQLVAAIAAAGVIDGLLPGPLTVANSLGNGTSKVQGVFLEMFLTAQLVLTVYFLAVEKHKATYLAPIGIGIAVFIAHIVGTNYTGTSINPARSFGPACIQGFVGYHYIYWIGPLMGSLLAFAVYWILKWLEYQSANPGQDADDLEKAIPPPPPPAATQQQKVGHRSTPSEASDGTLQAPVSKEQKHETLPPVATP; from the exons ATGACGTTCACCGACAAAGTACGCAAgattttcaatgttcgagGCAACAGTGCCCGGCAACCCGGGCAGCGCAAGCACATGCTGGGGGATTCGATTCGTAAcatcttggtggtggtgtttggagaGTTTTGTGGCACCTTCATGTTCCTTATGCTCTCGTTTGCCGGAGCTCAAAcggccatcaacaacaatcagCCCAATATCCCCGGCGCTCCTCTGGCCCCTGCTAGTCTGCTTTACATTGCATGCTCTTTCGGCACTGCCATTGCTGTCAATGTCTGGGTCTTTTACCGTGTCACCGGTGGCATGTTCAATCCTGCT GTCACTCTCGGGTTAATGCTGGTCGGCGCCGTCAAGCCACTCAgaggcatcatcatcatcccaaCTCAACTcgttgctgccattgctgccgccgGTGTCATTGACGGCCTTCTCCCAGGTCCCCTTACCGTGGCCAACTCCCTCGGCAATGGCACCTCCAAGGTCCAGGGCGTCTTTTTGGAGATGTTCCTCACTGCCCAGCTCGTATTGACTGTCTACTTCCTGGCCGTGGAAAAGCACAAGGCTACCTACCTCGCCCCCatcggcattggcattgccgTCTTCATCGCCCACATCGTCGGCACCAACTACACCGGCACGTCCATCAACCCTGCGCGGTCCTTTGGTCCAGCCTGTATCCAGGGCTTTGTTGGCTATCACTACATCTACTGGATCGGCCCACTTATGGGCTCACTCCTCGCCTTTGCCGTCTATTGGATCCTCAAGTGGCTCGAGTATCAGAGTGCCAACCCCGGCCAAGATGCCGATGATCTAGAGAAGGCAAtcccgccgcctccgcctcccgCTGCTACCCAACAGCAAAAGGTTGGCCACCGAAGCACCCCCAGTGAGGCGAGCGATGGGACTCTGCAGGCTCCTGTGTCCAAGGAGCAGAAGCATGAGACGCTCCCCCCCGTCGCCACGCCATGA
- a CDS encoding transcription factor atf21 (similar to Metarhizium acridum CQMa 102 XP_007815271.1) yields the protein METICTEHQPHHFVMGAAVEFPFWEQPEPWEGYLESCNPEFQNPFEDHSPGSSFDGNMNWIDGCEHLYYAHSPISPMAVPSAAGHPPEAINSIPSEAPRAQAQEARISNSNHNTNQQKRKRRQPQSITKSTNSVDSKPKRPCRSRSTSFSPVNVDVLSNKDDNDNDREDVYLERSRIASNKFRERKRNEIAQLESEEYTIEDANRQLRGMLDALTSEILSLKMQLLQHTNCNCELIQAYISKEAHHFVKSLQGVAKG from the coding sequence ATGGAGACTATTTGCACTGagcatcaacctcaccactTTGTCATGGGTGCCGCAGTCGAATTCCCCTTCTGGGAACAGCCAGAGCCCTGGGAGGGTTATCTCGAGTCATGCAACCCGGAATTTCAAAACCCTTTTGAAGATCACTCTCCAGGATCGTCCTTTGACGGGAACATGAACTGGATTGATGGCTGTGAGCACTTATACTACGCCCACAGTCCCATCTCGCCCATGGCTGTGCCCAGTGCCGCCGGCCATCCACCCGAAGCCATCAACTCTATACCAAGCGAGGCTCCTCGGGCTCAAGCACAGGAAGCTCGCATTTCAAACTCGAATCACAATACAAACCAGCAAAAACGAAAACGGAGACAGCCACAGAGCATTACAAAATCAACTAATAGCGTCGACTCAAAACCAAAGCGGCCGTGCCGCTCGCGTTCAACATCTTTCTCCCCCGTCAATGTGGATGTCCTGTCCAACAAGGATGACAATGATAACGATAGAGAAGATGTCTATCTAGAGCGGAGCCGTATTGCATCCAACAAGTTTCGAGAGCGTAAGCGCAACGAGATTGCGCAGCTTGAGTCAGAGGAATACACGATAGAAGATGCGAACCGGCAGCTACGAGGTATGCTGGACGCGCTAACGAGCGAGATTTTGTCCCTCAAAATGCAGTTACTCCAGCATACAAACTGCAATTGCGAACTTATACAGGCCTACATTAGCAAGGAAGCACATCATTTCGTCAAGAGTCTACAGGGCGTCGCCAAGGGTTAG
- a CDS encoding formate dehydrogenase (similar to Aspergillus terreus NIH2624 XP_001214863.1): MRALTTAREKVKVLLVLYDGGQHAKDVPGLLGTTENELGIRKWLEDQGHTLVTTSDKEGANSKFDQELVDAEVIITTPFHPGYLTAERLAKAKNLKLCITAGIGSDHVDLNAANKTNGGLTVAEVTGSNVVSVAEHVVMTILVLIRNFVPAHEQVERGDWDVAAVAKQEYDLEDKVVGTVAVGRIGERVLRRLKAFDCKKLLYFDYQPLSKEKEQEIGCERVEDLEEMLEQCDIVTINCPLHENTKGMFNAKLISKMKKGSYLINTARGAIVVKEDVAAALKSGHLAGYGGDVWFPQPAERDHPLRTAKNPFGGGNAMVPHMSGTSLDAQKRYADGTKAILDSYLSGRHDYRPEDLIVHKGDYATKAYGERK; the protein is encoded by the exons ATGCGTGCGCTGACAACCGCCCGTGAAAAGGTCAAAGTTCTTCTCGTTCTCTACGACGGCGGCCAGCACGCTAAGGAT GTTCCCGGACTGCTTGGTACGACTGAGAATGAGCTGGGTATTAGAAAATGGCTCGAGGACCAGGGTCACACCCTCGTCACCACGTCAGACAAGGAGGGTGCAAACTCCAAGTTTGACCAGGAGCTCGTCGATGCTGAGGTCATCATTACCACTCC CTTCCACCCTGGTTACTTGACCGCTGAGCGActcgccaaggccaagaaccTGAAGCTCTGCATCACTGCTGGCATTGGCTCTGACCACGTCGACCTCAATGCTGCTAACAAGACCAATGGCGGTCTCACTGTCGCCGAGGTCACTGGCAGCAATGTCGTCTCCGTTGCTGAACACGTCGTCATGACTATCCTTGTCTTGATCCGAAACTTTGTCCCTGCTCACGAACAGGTTGAACGAGGTGACTGGGATGTCGCCGCTGTCGCCAAGCAAGAATATGATCTTGAGGACAAGGTTGTCGGTACCGTCGCTGTTGGTCGTATTGGTGAGCGTGTCTTGCGTCGCCTCAAAGCTTTCGACTGCAAGAAGCTTCTGTACTTTGACTACCAGCCTCTtagcaaggagaaggaacAAGAGATTGGCTGTGAGCGTGTCGAGGATCTCGAGGAGATGCTAGAGCAGTGCGACATTGTCACAATCAACTGCCCCTTGCATGAGAATACAAAGGGAATGTTCAACGCAAAGCTCatctccaagatgaagaagg GCTCGTATCTCATCAACACTGCCCGCGGTGCCATCGTTGTTAAGGAGGATGTTGCCGCGGCCCTTAAGTCTGGTCACCTCGCCGGATACGGTGGTGACGTCTGGTTTCCTCAGCCAGCTGAGCGAGACCATCCATTGCGAACCGCCAAGAACCCATTTGGAGGTGGCAACGCCATGGTTCCTCACATGTCGGGAACATCTCTTGATGCCCAGAAGCGTTATGCCGATGGCACTAAGGCTATTCTCGATAGCTACCTGAGTGGCAGACACGATTACCGTCCAGAGGACTTGATCGTTCACAAGGGTGACTATGCCACCAAGGCTTACGGTGAACGAAAGTAA